A DNA window from Eremothecium cymbalariae DBVPG#7215 chromosome 3, complete sequence contains the following coding sequences:
- a CDS encoding lipase ROG1 family protein (similar to Ashbya gossypii ADL285C) — MASEDNPIFLYHYRSSVKIGELERYYFAYDFYDDDDDLPEDLDFGSLWVKVKNISNLTYRAAYLMGPYVLYCDVRTKEYHHSQKLFASADQPQFDSTIQPQQEFIAELSLHKLQKKYFWIVEVISQIIFTSNTQIAFEITIATSKEAISEDIALEPTAGSFSNRITVNRQTTLDLWNLPQQIFDDCLKPEHLVILTHGLHSNITADLNYLKEQIEDAQRHYPNELLIVKGFMDNICKTEKGIKFLGTRLAEHIVKQLYNKRVKKISFIGHSLGGLTQTFAIAYISVNYPWFFDTVQPVNFVTLASPLLGLVTNNPVYVNMFLSMGIVGKTGQDLRLQVASNQESPLLYDLPGPITRNALKKFQKRTLYANATNDGIVPLYTSALLYLDYDDVLSQLKNNSYYRSDSQNFFTKTLFNPLIKVINLLAPQLQGDSAIPKGSILESVMSVLLPPLPDKTYIMDPSSRPNIILHDKMYSEDDIPEPNSSPSKSFWDSLLNLGNGDQYKQLEEEMAKKWHRGLTWRKVIVNLKPDAHNNIIVRRRFVNAYGWSVVDHLVQNHFNGTENSYPVGNHADSPIDEQVERDCHWINRPHNGTFFDVGLTGMISSVGEIIENFKNTAFQSNSTPNPPLPRDAFEEELFRFTNNILG; from the coding sequence ATGGCCTCTGAAGATAATcctatatttttatatcatTACAGGTCGTCCGTTAAAATTGGTGAACTTGAGAGGTATTATTTTGCTTATGATTTctatgatgatgatgatgatttacCGGAGGACTTGGACTTCGGGTCTTTATGGGTGAAAGTAAAGAACATTTCAAACTTGACATATAGAGCGGCATATTTGATGGGACCTTATGTATTATATTGTGATGTAAGAACAAAAGAATACCATCATTCGCAAAAGCTATTTGCTTCAGCGGATCAGCCACAGTTTGATTCAACAATTCAACCTCAGCAGGAATTTATTGCAGAGTTATCATTACACAAGCTACAAAAAAAGTATTTTTGGATAGTTGAAGTTATCAGTCAGATTATATTTACTTCTAACACCCAAATTGCGTTTGAAATCACGATTGCGACATCCAAGGAAGCCATAAGCGAAGATATTGCGCTTGAACCGACAGCTGGCTCTTTTAGTAATAGAATTACGGTTAATCGACAAACGACTTTAGATCTCTGGAATTTGCCacaacaaatatttgatgattgTTTAAAACCTGAACATTTAGTAATCCTTACACATGGATTACATTCAAACATCACTGCAGATCTCAACTATTTGAAGGAACAGATAGAAGATGCTCAACGACACTATCCTAATGAGTTATTAATTGTTAAAGGTTTTATGGATAATATATGCAAGACTGAAAAGGGCATCAAATTTTTGGGAACCAGGTTAGCAGAACATATTGTGAAACAGctatataataaaagggttaaaaaaatatcgtTCATTGGTCATTCCTTAGGTGGCTTAACGCAAACCTTTGCTATCGCCTATATTTCGGTAAACTATCCGTGGTTTTTTGATACAGTTCAGCCAGTGAATTTTGTCACTCTAGCCTCGCCACTATTGGGTCTTGTAACAAACAACCCTGTTTATGTTAATATGTTTTTATCTATGGGAATTGTTGGCAAAACTGGTCAAGATTTGAGATTACAGGTAGCTTCAAATCAAGAAAGCCCATTATTGTACGATCTACCGGGACCGATCACAAGGAATGCCTTAAAAAAGTTTCAGAAGAGGACATTATATGCTAATGCTACAAATGATGGAATCGTTCCTCTTTACACTTCAGCACTTCTTTATCTAGATTATGATGATGTCTTGAGTCAGCTTAAGAATAATTCTTATTACAGGTCCGATAGCCAAAATTTCTTTACGAAAACGCTTTTTAACCCATTAATAAAGGTCATAAATTTATTAGCACCTCAACTTCAAGGAGACTCTGCTATCCCCAAGGGCTCTATACTTGAATCTGTGATGTCTGTTTTGCTTCCTCCACTGCCGGACAAAACGTATATCATGGATCCTTCTTCAAGACCgaatattatattacatGACAAGATGTATTCTGAGGATGACATCCCTGAACCAAATTCTTCACCTtcaaaaagtttttgggATTCATTATTAAATCTTGGAAATGGGGATCAATATAAGcaattggaagaagaaatggCTAAAAAATGGCATCGAGGGTTAACTTGGAGAAAGGTAATAGTCAATTTGAAACCAGATGCACATAACAATATAATTGTTAGGAGAAGGTTTGTGAATGCCTATGGCTGGTCTGTGGTAGATCACTTGgttcaaaatcattttaATGGGACAGAAAATTCTTATCCTGTCGGAAATCATGCTGACTCACCTATAGATGAACAAGTCGAAAGAGACTGCCACTGGATAAACAGGCCACATAATGGAACTTTTTTCGATGTTGGACTGACTGGCATGATATCTTCTGTTGGTgaaataatagaaaattttaaaaatactgCCTTTCAATCTAATTCTACCCCTAATCCACCATTGCCAAGGGATGCATTTGAGGAGGAACTTTTCAGGTTcactaataatatattggggtaa
- the MSS2 gene encoding Mss2p (similar to Ashbya gossypii ADL282W) yields MASGPLAGMNFRHLSGRFAVKCTLSTKSYSRPPFYDVLPPNKMMKRILFELDSRLTLSKLYPLYKQVYESMDSTNPSINLSSGINATDLMIMKKALEKIRYKSKSINKNLLALENELLYKAAELGDNNAVSLLAFDVLNHPSDNCEKEVKHAKELIKQLHLSNHPLSLKLMGDFALKNNNDEVAEQYFLKFLHFEKDTSLAGEVYGQLGKIFLRKPILAAAEEYFLKSIKYCTLEYSVHSYFYLGQLYISSDPIKAKALTESAATQGFRESFMVLGNLEMNYFSDFSKALEWFKLGMELSDIECFIGGFDCAIKMKDFNIAKKCLNSMTKLVNANSDHHQFYQTFLNHREDKIKYLEKQLASSQSLTNTVRKSKIPDPEVPTNDRWNI; encoded by the coding sequence ATGGCAAGCGGTCCTCTAGCGGGGATGAATTTTCGCCATTTATCAGGTAGATTTGCTGTAAAATGTACGCTTTCTACCAAATCATACTCCAGACCGCCGTTCTACGATGTACTTCCTCCAAATAAGATGATGAAACGAATATTATTTGAGTTGGATAGCAGGTTAACGCTTTCCAAGTTGTATCCATTATATAAACAAGTATATGAAAGTATGGATTCTACAAACCCTTCCATTAATTTATCTTCTGGAATAAATGCTACTgatttgatgataatgaaaaaggCTCTTGAGAAAATTAGATATAAATCAAAAAGCATAAATAAGAATTTATTAgctttggaaaatgaaCTACTGTATAAAGCAGCAGAGCTGGGGGATAATAATGCAGTAAGTTTATTAGCTTTCGATGTGCTAAACCATCCTTCAGATAATTGTGAAAAAGAAGTGAAACATGCGAAGGAACTTATAAAACAATTGCACCTCTCTAATCACCCATTGTCCCTTAAACTTATGGGTGATTTCGCTttgaagaataataatgatgaagtaGCCGAACAAtactttttgaaatttctgcaCTTTGAAAAGGATACCTCTTTGGCAGGTGAAGTCTATGGACAATTAGGTAAAATATTCCTTCGAAAGCCAATCCTTGCAGCTGCCGAAGAATATTTCCTCAAATCTATAAAATATTGTACATTGGAATATTCTGTCCACTCCTATTTCTATCTAGGGCAATTGTACATTAGTTCAGATCCAATCAAAGCCAAAGCATTGACTGAGTCAGCGGCAACACAAGGCTTTCGGGAGTCTTTTATGGTGTTGGGCAACCTTGAAATGAACTATTTTTCTGATTTCAGCAAAGCGCTGGAATGGTTTAAGTTGGGAATGGAACTATCTGATATTGAATGTTTCATTGGAGGATTTGATTGTGCAATTAAGATGAAAGATTTCAACATTGCTAAGAAATGCCTAAATAGCATGACAAAACTCGTCAATGCAAATTCTGACCACCATCAATTCTACCAGACTTTCCTAAACCATCGCGAAGATAAAATCAAGTATCTAGAAAAGCAGTTAGCATCTTCACAGTCTCTTACTAATACTGTACGAAAATCGAAAATTCCAGATCCCGAGGTTCCCACAAACGATAGATGGAATATATGA
- the KIN28 gene encoding TFIIH complex serine/threonine-protein kinase subunit KIN28 (similar to Ashbya gossypii ADL283W), giving the protein MTSEKYTKTKKVGEGTYAVVYLGIKQSDGRQIAVKEIKTSQFKDGLDMSAIREVKYLQEMKHINVIELVDLYMDQDNLNLVLEYLPADLEMIIKDKSILFTQADIKSWMLMTIRGVHHCHRNFILHRDLKPNNLLLAPDGQLKLADFGLARSMAAPQEFLTSNVVTRWYRAPELLFGARHYTSAIDIWSVGVIFAELMLRIPYLPGKDDFDQIDITFRALGTPTDREWPEISYFSGYNKLQIYPPPSREEMRGRFIAATENALNLMGGMLTMNPHKRWDSVQCLTSPYFLELPEPTIPHELPKLLN; this is encoded by the exons ATGACTTCTGAAAAATATACCAAAA CCAAGAAGGTAGGTGAAGGTACTTATGCCGTTGTATATCTGGGTATAAAACAATCCGATGGACGGCAAATTGCCGTAAAGGAAATAAAAACGTCGCAATTTAAAGACGGACTTGATATGTCTGCTATTAGAGAggtcaaatatttgcaaGAGATGAAACATATCAATGTTATTGAGTTGGTAGATCTATATATGGATCAAGACAACTTAAATTTGGTTCTTGAGTACCTACCCGCTGATTTGGAAATGATAATCAAAGATAAATCTATTCTTTTTACTCAAGCTGATATAAAGTCTTGGATGTTAATGACGATAAGAGGAGTACATCATTGTCATAGAAATTTTATTCTACACCGGGATTTGAAACCAAACAATTTACTACTGGCACCGGATGGTCAATTAAAACTAGCTGATTTTGGGTTAGCGCGAAGTATGGCAGCGCCACAAGAATTTCTAACCTCCAATGTTGTTACTAGGTGGTATAGAGCTCCTGAGTTACTCTTTGGTGCCAGACATTATACTTCTGCGATAGATATTTGGTCGGTAGGTGTGATATTCGCGGAACTTATGTTAAGAATTCCGTATTTACCGGGCAAAGACGACTTTGATCAAATAGATATTACATTTAGAGCCTTAGGAACTCCAACAGACAGAGAATGGCCTGAAATATCTTATTTTAGTGGTTACAACAAGCTTCAAATATACCCCCCCCCCTCCCGTGAAGAAATGAGAGGCCGATTCATTGCTGCTACTGAAAATGCATTGAATCTAATGGGTGGCATGTTGACGATGAACCCACATAAGAGATGGGATTCTGTACAATGTTTAACAAGTCCATACTTTTTGGAACTTCCAGAACCAACTATTCCCCATGAGTTACCAAAGTTGCTAAACTAG
- the GPI10 gene encoding putative glycosylphosphatidylinositol-alpha 1,2 mannosyltransferase (similar to Ashbya gossypii ADL281C): protein MRVKDYLKVLVIWRMLNAFFTRSYFQPDEFWQTLEPAHVKAFGYGELTWEWKIGLRSYAFPLLFEIVYYFVQIVSWITSKIVLLAVFMFSFMKDQLFPENNLANMMYSEMVTFPEEVKNMFEYYGTIYGPKFLMALMAAIGEFYTVLLVRKMSLLILNKSDDNKGNSNTVCQLTVLLTLTNFFNCFFITRTFINSFEMILTSIALYYWDWSGGDYIRTFDFTKSVLLALFICLQRPTGVLIWGLLGLLLTLNLVHAKKWSALSYLYAKVVVLLLLITAINAAIDFYFYGELVFPILRFVKFNFTSSLSIFYGKSPWNFHLIQSLPLILGYNIPFFMHSLYLKFPISSERFRFINPIIQFKAIIFFNVLFYSLIAHKEFRFLYPLQPFLITLTTLDCYYWIDKYYPNDISRIFSKLKWYWWILPTVAVFSSLVICAFNESGTILVMEYLHFQPKAKSVGFVMPCHSTPWQSYLHRNDIDDLWAITCDPPLHLLQDSAAIEKLGHYMDESDHLYDDIVKFIYTNFPPVFREDLRTPGREYAYEWPEYLIIFEHLDNIFMKDFLMDSQYQEVTRFFNTLQHWDSRRRGDVIVYHKRPLI from the coding sequence ATGAGGGTAAAGGATTATCTGAAAGTCTTGGTTATTTGGCGTATGTTAAATGCATTCTTTACCAGAAGTTACTTCCAGCCTGACGAATTTTGGCAGACATTAGAACCAGCACATGTGAAGGCATTTGGATATGGTGAACTTACTTGGGAGTGGAAAATTGGTTTACGAAGTTATGCATTCCCATTACTATTTGAAATAGTTTACtattttgttcaaataGTGAGCTGGATTACTTCCAAGATAGTCTTACTAGCTGTATTCATGTTTTCATTTATGAAGGACCAATTATTTCCAGAGAATAATCTGGCCAATATGATGTATAGCGAAATGGTAACTTTCCCTGAAGAGGTTAAAAATATGTTTGAGTACTATGGAACTATTTATGGCCCAAAATTCCTTATGGCATTAATGGCAGCTATCGGTGAATTTTATACAGTCCTCTTGGTGAGAAAGATGAGtttattgattttaaaTAAGTCAGACGATAATAAGGGTAACAGTAACACTGTCTGCCAATTGACAGTCTTATTAACTCTAACTaactttttcaattgtttctttatcacAAGAACCTTCATTAATTCATTTGAGATGATCTTGACTAGCATTGCGCTCTATTATTGGGATTGGTCCGGTGGGGATTATATTAGAACTTTTGACTTTACTAAAAGTGTCTTGCTAGCGTTGTTTATATGTCTGCAACGCCCAACAGGCGTATTAATATGGGGTCTCTTAGGTTTGCTATTGACTTTAAACTTGGTTCATGCCAAAAAATGGTCTGCGTTGAGTTATTTGTATGCTAAAGTTGTGGTTTTGTTGCTCCTAATAACCGCCATAAATGCGGCCATTGACTTCTACTTCTATGGTGAACTCGTTTTTCCAATCTTAAGATTTGTGAAGTTTAACTTTACCAGTTCtttatcaatattttatGGGAAATCGCCTTGGAATTTCCATTTAATCCAGAGCTTGCCGTTAATACTGGGGTATAATATTCCATTCTTCATGCATTCCTTATACCTGAAATTTCCGATTAGTTCAGAACGTTTTAGGTTTATTAATCCTATTATTCAATTTAAGgctattattttttttaatgttcTTTTCTATTCATTAATTGCTCACAAAGAATTCCGCTTTCTCTATCCTTTACAGCCATTTCTCATTACATTAACTACTTTGGATTGCTACTACTGGATTGATAAATATTATCCTAATGATATTTCTAGgatcttttcaaaattaaaatgGTATTGGTGGATTTTACCTACAGTTGCAGTGTTTTCATCTTTAGTTATCTGTGCATTTAATGAATCTGGCACTATTTTGGTTATGGAATATCTACACTTTCAACCAAAAGCAAAAAGCGTCGGATTTGTTATGCCCTGCCATTCTACACCTTGGCAATCATATTTGCATAGAAATGATATAGATGATCTCTGGGCTATAACATGTGATCCTCCCCTACATTTATTACAAGATTCAGCGgcaattgaaaaattaggTCATTATATGGATGAGAGCGACCACttatatgatgatattgtGAAATTTATCTATACAAACTTCCCACCTGTATTTCGAGAAGATTTAAGGACACCTGGAAGAGAATATGCTTACGAATGGCCAGAATAtcttattatttttgagCACctagataatatttttatgaAGGACTTTTTGATGGATAGTCAATATCAAGAAGTCACAAGATTTTTTAATACCCTGCAGCATTGGGATTCCAGAAGAAGGGGTGACGTTATCGTTTATCATAAACGACCTTTAATTTAG
- a CDS encoding NAD(P)/FAD-dependent oxidoreductase (similar to KLLA0E14806g - KLLA0E14763p Kluyveromyces lactis) — protein MLRNTLLSNAGRSVDIRCLTSNPAPAVHYSHAIIGGGVVGLAIAAELSKVATNKILLLEKHPRLGMETSSRNSEVIHAGLYYPKDSLKSKLCIEGNRIIYSELNPTATGITWHKCGKWIIAQNDIEEMYLENLYSRAKYDLNLEVEMLQSNKLKLVEPSIHVERCALSSSSSGIIDSHSLINYLHLQIEINNGEVALGTEVTGLQRYGSCYIIRSEDAINGTGDEVEIVVENVVNAAGLYADKICNFILPSQRHKRQYFAKGTYFKLTQPGPPVSRLIYPVPPKNGKSLGTHLTIDLTNQIRFGPDLEYIDSPDNYSTSYKNIFSACEAIRTYYPHVHIQNIQPDYCGIRPKLSRHDDEEFHDFYIKEEENFPGFVNLLGIESPGLTSSIAIARYIKNIYHG, from the coding sequence ATGTTGAGGAATACGTTGCTAAGTAATGCTGGGCGGTCTGTAGATATCAGGTGTTTAACCAGTAATCCAGCCCCTGCAGTACACTATTCACATGCTATTATTGGAGGGGGAGTTGTTGGTTTAGCAATTGCTGCAGAGCTGAGTAAGGTTGCaactaataaaatattgttattaGAAAAACATCCTAGACTTGGAATGGAAACATCAAGTCGTAATAGTGAAGTTATTCATGCCGGTTTGTATTACCCGAAAGATTCCCTAAAGTCTAAACTTTGTATTGAGGGCAATCGCATTATTTATTCTGAGTTGAATCCTACGGCTACAGGTATCACTTGGCATAAGTGTGGTAAATGGATAATAGCACagaatgatattgaagaaatgtACCTGGAAAATTTGTATTCGCGAGCGAAATACGATTTGAACTTGGAAGTGGAGATGCTTCAGTCAAATAAATTAAAGTTGGTGGAACCCTCAATTCATGTTGAGCGATGTGCTTTAAGCTCTTCTTCGTCAGGGATCATAGATTCCCATTCTCTGATCAACTATTTACATCTGCAAATAGAAATTAACAATGGTGAGGTAGCCCTCGGTACAGAAGTGACTGGACTTCAGCGATACGGCAGTTGCTATATTATAAGATCTGAAGATGCTATAAATGGCACTGGCGATGAAGTAGAAATCGTGGTCGAAAATGTTGTAAATGCAGCTGGCCTATATGCAGATAAGATATGCAATTTTATTCTACCTTCACAAAGGCATAAAAGACAGTATTTTGCAAAGGGCACTTATTTCAAGTTGACTCAACCAGGTCCTCCAGTTTCCCGATTAATTTATCCTGTACCGCCTAAAAATGGCAAGTCTCTTGGTACTCATTTAACCATTGATTTGACTAATCAAATAAGATTTGGCCCCGACTtagaatatattgattCTCCTGATAATTATTCAACAAGTTACAAAAACATATTCTCAGCATGTGAAGCAATTCGAACTTACTATCCTCATGttcatattcaaaatatacaacCTGATTATTGTGGCATTCGTCCCAAACTTTCTAGacatgatgatgaagaattccACGATTTCTATATAAAAGAGGAGGAGAATTTTCCTGGATTTGTTAATTTACTGGGTATTGAGTCTCCTGGCCTGACATCTTCTATTGCAATCGCCCGAtacatcaaaaacattTATCACGGTTGa
- the MRF1 gene encoding Mrf1p (similar to Ashbya gossypii ADL284C), translating into MLSRMWKPLLRSIAWKQVRWQSQALEFKELHPSLTKRAEKYVIEFKKLELLLSKNTGFDLEEQKVYSRLSSIADAFNTYQANLANYKELNHMVNEDPSLKDDAQLELNELLPTLVNAADKLLNKLLPPHPFADKPCILEFRPGVGGVEAMIFTQDLLHMYINYAQYHRWKWSITSSTKNCSGSGLSEAILSIDQPGSYDRLKYEAGVHRVQRIPATEAKGRTHTSTAAVVVLPQMGDESSVASYERTFKPDEIRIDVMRAGGKGGQHVNTTDSAVRLTHYPSGIVISMQEERSQHRNKAKAFQILRAKLAERELKEKEAQERSARKDQVSSTGRSDKIRTYNYPQNRVTDHRCGYTLYDLNGIMAGERLDDLISAVEKNDDEVKAGRMLLEMDISSHTQ; encoded by the coding sequence ATGCTATCTAGAATGTGGAAGCCCTTGCTCAGAAGTATTGCATGGAAACAAGTTCGATGGCAATCTCAAGCTTTGgaatttaaagaattgCATCCATCGTTAACAAAGAGAGCTGAGAAATACGTGATAGAGTTTAAGAAGTTAGAATTGTTATTGTCCAAAAATACAGGATTCGACTTAGAAGAACAAAAGGTATATTCCAGACTATCTTCAATTGCGGATGCTTTTAATACGTATCAAGCCAACTTGGCAAATTATAAGGAATTAAATCATATGGTCAATGAAGACCCAAGTCTGAAAGATGATGCACAGCTTGAGCTAAATGAATTACTCCCAACACTCGTTAATGCAGCAGATAAACTTCTTAATAAATTACTTCCACCGCATCCATTCGCCGATAAACCTTGCATTTTAGAATTTAGACCAGGTGTTGGGGGGGTGGAGGCAATGATTTTTACTCAAGATCTGCTACACATGTACATAAATTATGCTCAATATCACAGATGGAAGTGGAGCATTACGTCGAGCACTAAAAACTGCAGTGGTTCTGGTCTATCTGAAGCTATCCTAAGCATTGACCAACCTGGATCCTATGATAGATTGAAATATGAAGCAGGAGTACATCGTGTCCAAAGAATACCTGCCACAGAGGCTAAAGGTAGGACACATACGTCAACTGCAGCAGTAGTTGTCTTACCACAGATGGGTGATGAGTCTTCTGTAGCAAGCTATGAAAGGACATTTAAACCAGACGAAATAAGGATTGATGTCATGAGGGCAGGCGGTAAAGGTGGACAGCATGTCAATACTACAGATTCAGCTGTCCGCCTTACTCACTACCCATCCGGTATCGTTATATCTATGCAAGAGGAACGATCTCAACATAGAAACAAAGCCAAAGCATTCCAGATATTGCGTGCAAAACTGGCGGAAAGAGAACTTaaggaaaaagaagctCAGGAAAGGAGCGCCAGGAAAGATCAAGTCTCTTCAACTGGCAGATCTGATAAGATAAGAACATATAATTACCCCCAGAACCGCGTTACTGACCACCGATGCGGATATACGCTCTACGACTTGAATGGAATTATGGCTGGTGAAAGGTTGGATGACTTAATATCAGCAGTCGAAAAAAACGATGATGAGGTTAAAGCCGGAAGGATGCTATTGGAGATGGATATCTCTAGTCATACACAGTGA
- the TIP20 gene encoding Tip20p (similar to Ashbya gossypii ADL286W) yields MLSSIENLFQIDELVRAIEEERDIIAEQLQECTNVQDDLLSDFGTLNEKLASIAQEISSVSSLDDVERLKSTYGNLTILSQIEFTLKSKRELEEQLENAEQIESLLRQLNGLETTEYKQLKDMHDKILTLVESDISMKVINRFNEIVTSHALELSKKFEKDLLEARCDTPQFVYSERVIRDLREQSSYLFKLSQLILPEPKSEQYWNFVCLANNFKIKFIYHFTNPSSESEKQSIENYFKFLDKYLDENLFKYIEYFHDEEVTKSVIHKKFVDHILDPVREKIQATLTKISTSNSPADIKTLVILISQIFITDNALLKNHLYDGVGLVSLIPLEALKVWQNFEVESATSQFEKITSNKSLSTKSSVDFSKLLENMYKYLEPFFNIDYHVLFPIKFQLADQIFIQLPIKYRAFLLSKDVGMNSLSQEQQLENTFLRLHNLLLLYNTLALFCHKVTFIEMKNTINRTTNSNYDSIFDEVLGNYDDALVILRDSIVHRWVKKLSNALRNYFKFNEWHKISAEPEQCSPDLVEALSLMKKITRMLEEYSYPVNILDEIKVTMLENIINFYLNYIVKLNKFSEKGLDQLQFDFESIRETLNLSYDRYLISEEASLLEYFKILELKFSADPIHSEFLKKGYISKKQSDDFQDLRSLLDIRHLDANEIADALYRSI; encoded by the coding sequence ATGCTTTCCTCAATTGAGAATTTATTCCAGATAGATGAGTTGGTACGGGCTATTGAGGAGGAAAGAGATATAATAGCTGAGCAGTTACAGGAATGCACAAATGTGCAGGACGATTTACTGAGTGATTTTGGTACTTTGAATGAGAAACTAGCCAGTATTGCCCAGGAAATAAGTAGTGTAAGCTCATTAGATGATGTGGAACGATTGAAATCGACTTACGGTAATTTGACGATTCTATCACAGATTGAATTCACACTCAAGTCCAAGAGGGAACTGGAAgaacaattggaaaatgCTGAACAGATTGAAAGTCTCTTAAGACAGTTAAATGGGTTAGAGACAACAGAATATAAGCAGCTTAAGGATATGCATGACAAAATATTAACCTTGGTAGAGTCAGATATTTCAATGAAAGTTATCAATAGGTTTAATGAAATTGTCACATCTCATGCCTTGGAATTGAGTAAAAAGTTTGAGAAAGATTTACTAGAAGCTCGGTGTGACACCCCTCAGTTTGTTTATTCAGAAAGAGTTATTAGGGATTTACGTGAACAGTCaagttatttatttaaacTCTCTCAACTCATTCTCCCTGAACCAAAATCGGAGCAGTATTGGAATTTTGTTTGCTTAGCTaacaattttaaaattaagtTCATTTATCATTTTACAAATCCCTCTTCAGAATCAGAGAAGCAATCAATAGAAAATTACTTTAAGTTTCTtgacaaatatttggatgaAAACCTCTTCAAgtatattgaatatttccATGATGAGGAGGTGACCAAATCCGTAATTCACAAAAAATTCGTTGATCACATCCTTGATCCTGTCCGTGAGAAAATACAGGCTACATTAACTAAGATTTCCACTTCTAATTCACCAGCGGATATTAAAACATTAGTGATTTTAATTTCTCAAATATTCATAACTGACAATGCTTTACTAAAAAATCATTTATATGATGGTGTTGGTTTAGTATCGTTAATCCCTCTTGAGGCATTGAAAGTTTGGCAGAATTTCGAAGTTGAATCTGCGACGTCTCAATTCGAAAAAATCACTTCTAATAAATCATTATCAACCAAAAGTAGTGTTGACTTTTCAAAGTTATTGGAAAACATGTATAAGTATTTGGAAccttttttcaatattgaTTATCATGTATTGTTCCCCATAAAATTCCAATTGGCTGATCAAATATTCATACAACTACCCATAAAATACAGGGCATTCTTACTTTCTAAAGATGTGGGCATGAACTCATTATCACAAGAACAACAGTTAGAAAATACATTTCTGAGGTTGCACAATCTGCTGCTTCTATACAATACATTAGCACTGTTCTGCCATAAGGTCACGTTCATTGAAATGAAAAACACAATAAACCGGACAACTAATTCCAACTATGATAGCATCTTTGATGAAGTTTTAGGAAATTATGATGACGCTTTGGTTATACTTCGGGACTCTATAGTCCATAGGTGggtgaagaaattaagCAATGCCCTACGTAATTActttaaatttaatgaatGGCACAAAATTTCAGCTGAACCAGAACAATGCAGTCCTGATTTGGTGGAGGCCTTGagtttgatgaagaaaatcaCAAGGATGCTGGAAGAGTATTCATACCCCGTTAATATTTTGGACGAGATAAAAGTTACAatgttggaaaatataatcaatTTCTACTTGAACTATATTGTTAAGCTGAATAAATTCAGTGAAAAAGGTTTAGATCAATTGcagtttgattttgaatcaaTAAGGGAAACATTAAATCTTTCTTATGACAGATATTTAATCTCAGAGGAGGCGTCTTTACTGGagtatttcaaaatattagaatTAAAGTTCTCTGCTGATCCCATACATTCcgaatttttaaaaaagggTTACATCTCCAAGAAGCAATCTGATGATTTCCAGGATTTAAGATCCTTGTTGGATATTAGGCACTTAGACGCTAATGAAATAGCAGATGCTCTATATAGATCTATATAA